In Candidatus Tachikawaea gelatinosa, a genomic segment contains:
- the lolD gene encoding lipoprotein-releasing ABC transporter ATP-binding protein LolD: MNNTNFLPLVSCKKLYKSYYDGDNYTDVLHNITFDIKSGQMIAIVGSSGSGKSTLLHLLGGLELPSKGDIVFNGQSIITMNSKEKSILRNRDIGFIYQFHHLLPDFNALENVAIPLLIAKKKRKEATSQALEMLSIVGLKNRAEYKPYELSGGERQRVAIARALVNSPRLIMADEPTGNLDIRNARLIFDLIQKINEKKGTTFLVVTHDLSLAQCLTFHIEMNNGRLNFSNFF; the protein is encoded by the coding sequence ATGAATAATACTAACTTTTTGCCATTAGTAAGTTGCAAGAAATTATATAAAAGCTATTATGACGGAGATAACTATACTGATGTTTTACATAATATCACTTTTGATATAAAATCAGGACAGATGATAGCTATTGTTGGTAGCTCAGGATCTGGTAAAAGTACATTATTACATTTATTAGGAGGATTAGAATTACCTAGTAAAGGTGATATTGTTTTTAATGGGCAATCAATTATAACTATGAACTCTAAAGAAAAATCAATATTACGTAATCGAGATATTGGATTTATATACCAATTTCATCATCTTTTGCCAGATTTTAATGCACTAGAAAATGTTGCTATTCCATTATTAATTGCTAAAAAAAAACGCAAAGAAGCAACGAGTCAAGCATTAGAAATGCTATCAATAGTAGGATTAAAAAATCGTGCAGAATATAAACCTTACGAATTATCCGGAGGAGAAAGACAACGAGTAGCAATTGCACGTGCTTTAGTTAATTCACCCAGATTAATAATGGCTGATGAACCAACTGGCAATCTTGATATACGTAATGCTCGATTAATTTTCGATTTAATTCAAAAAATAAATGAAAAAAAGGGAACAACTTTTTTAGTTGTTACACATGATTTATCTTTGGCTCAGTGTTTAACATTTCATATAGAAATGAATAATGGTCGTTTAAACTTTTCAAATTTTTTTTAA
- a CDS encoding FtsX-like permease family protein: protein MYYPLSLFIGIRYIYRSTSDFFNFFVSSLSVIGIALGVIALTVALSIMNGFEKKFTNNILKFVPHILIVDNKNRSYIDHDLISTFNLKDVRYIAPVITTEVILQSAKHVSTGLMIGIQLKNNQNFPYFSKILSKKLIKNQYNVIFGKHLSSLLNIKKNDKIRIIIPSIQNFSPIGRIPSQRFFNVVGIYGSKNETENNQIFVNIKDALNILHLHKGVKKSWRVWLNNPLKISDVLKKTVPNDLVWTDWREIKGDLFHAIKMEKNIMGLLLSLIIITASFNVLTSLGLIIIDKKREVAVLKTLGMNNTNIMLIFMIIGMIIGILGTSLGICLGLLITYYLTYFFPFTKFILNSDSAIINISVLQIVIIITISMIVTLLSTLYPSWYATKIQPAKALRYE from the coding sequence ATGTATTATCCTCTTTCTTTATTTATTGGTATACGCTATATATATAGATCTACATCTGATTTTTTCAATTTTTTTGTTTCTAGTTTATCTGTTATTGGTATAGCATTAGGCGTAATAGCATTAACAGTTGCTTTATCTATTATGAACGGTTTTGAAAAAAAGTTTACAAATAATATATTAAAATTTGTACCTCACATATTAATAGTAGATAATAAAAATCGTTCATATATAGATCATGACTTAATTTCTACATTTAACTTAAAAGATGTTAGATATATTGCTCCTGTTATTACTACTGAAGTAATTTTACAAAGTGCTAAACATGTTTCAACTGGTTTAATGATAGGTATTCAATTAAAAAATAATCAAAATTTTCCATATTTTAGTAAAATTTTGAGCAAAAAATTAATTAAAAATCAATATAATGTTATTTTTGGAAAACATTTGTCATCTCTTCTTAATATCAAAAAGAATGATAAAATACGTATTATTATTCCTTCTATTCAAAATTTTAGTCCAATAGGAAGAATACCTAGTCAACGATTTTTTAATGTCGTTGGAATTTATGGTTCTAAAAATGAAACAGAAAATAATCAAATTTTTGTAAATATTAAAGATGCATTAAATATTTTACATCTTCATAAAGGTGTAAAAAAATCATGGAGAGTATGGTTAAATAATCCTTTAAAAATTTCTGATGTTTTAAAAAAAACAGTACCTAACGATCTGGTTTGGACAGATTGGAGAGAGATTAAAGGTGATTTATTTCATGCTATAAAAATGGAAAAAAATATTATGGGATTATTATTAAGTTTAATTATTATTACAGCTTCATTTAATGTTTTAACTTCTCTTGGGCTAATCATCATAGATAAAAAAAGAGAAGTTGCAGTGTTAAAAACTTTAGGAATGAATAATACAAACATCATGTTAATATTTATGATTATCGGGATGATTATAGGAATATTAGGAACTAGTTTAGGAATATGCTTAGGATTATTAATAACATATTATCTAACTTATTTTTTTCCATTTACAAAATTTATTTTAAATAGCGACAGCGCTATTATTAATATAAGTGTTTTACAAATCGTAATAATTATAACTATTTCTATGATAGTGACACTTTTATCTACGCTTTATCCTTCTTGGTATGCAACTAAAATTCAACCTGCTAAGGCTCTTAGATATGAATAA
- the rsmD gene encoding 16S rRNA (guanine(966)-N(2))-methyltransferase RsmD → MKKNINTKKKFGKIRIIGGKWKNKKISVINNQELRPTSNRMRETLFNWLMPYIDKAFCLDCYAGTGALGLEAISRNAQHVTFLELQEKIFKILIENIKEIKAEKYIIANKTDTIYWLSNKSNYRYDIIFIDPPFLKNLLKKTIDFLEKNHWLSDKAIIYIESKKEKINEYNFNIPKNWLLQHKKSMGNVTCFLYEKI, encoded by the coding sequence ATGAAAAAAAATATTAATACAAAAAAAAAATTTGGGAAAATTAGAATTATTGGAGGTAAATGGAAAAATAAAAAAATATCTGTTATAAACAATCAAGAATTACGTCCAACAAGCAATCGAATGCGTGAAACTCTATTTAATTGGTTAATGCCTTATATAGATAAGGCTTTTTGTTTAGATTGTTATGCTGGAACTGGTGCTCTCGGTTTGGAAGCTATATCTAGAAATGCTCAACATGTTACTTTTCTTGAATTACAAGAAAAAATTTTTAAAATTTTAATTGAAAATATAAAAGAAATTAAAGCAGAAAAATACATTATTGCAAATAAAACAGACACTATATATTGGCTTTCTAATAAATCTAACTATCGATATGACATAATTTTTATAGATCCTCCATTTTTAAAAAATTTATTAAAAAAAACAATTGATTTTTTAGAAAAAAATCATTGGTTATCAGATAAAGCAATTATTTATATTGAAAGTAAAAAAGAAAAAATAAATGAATATAATTTTAATATTCCAAAAAATTGGCTTCTACAACATAAAAAAAGTATGGGTAATGTTACATGCTTTTTATACGAAAAAATTTAA
- the rpoH gene encoding RNA polymerase sigma factor RpoH, with the protein MIKDIPNLANASLGNLESYIRTVNAWSMLSAKEEKILAKRLRYHSDLNAARKIILSHLRFVVHIARSYSGYGLPQADLIQEGNIGLMKAVRRFNPEIGVRLVSFAVHWIKAEIHEYVLRNWRIVKVATTKAQRKLFFNLRKTKQRLGWFNKDEVEIVAKELGVSSKDVLEMESRMSAQDMTFDLSSDDENYESKNLAPVLYLQDKSSDFADFIEENNWESHAVDKLSDAMKCLDQRSQNIIKLRWLDEEKKVTLQELANEYGVSAERIRQLEKNAMRKLRIAIEN; encoded by the coding sequence ATGATCAAAGATATACCAAATTTAGCTAATGCTTCTCTTGGTAATTTAGAATCTTATATTCGCACTGTTAATGCATGGTCTATGCTATCTGCAAAAGAAGAAAAAATTTTAGCTAAACGTTTACGTTATCATAGTGATTTAAATGCTGCTAGAAAAATTATTTTATCTCACCTTCGTTTTGTTGTTCATATTGCACGTAGTTATTCTGGATATGGTTTACCTCAAGCAGATTTAATTCAGGAAGGAAACATTGGTTTAATGAAAGCAGTTCGTCGTTTTAATCCAGAAATAGGTGTTCGTTTAGTTTCATTTGCGGTACATTGGATTAAAGCTGAAATTCATGAATATGTTTTAAGAAATTGGCGTATTGTAAAAGTTGCTACTACAAAAGCACAACGTAAACTTTTTTTTAATCTTCGAAAAACTAAACAGCGTTTAGGTTGGTTTAATAAAGATGAAGTAGAAATTGTAGCAAAAGAGTTAGGTGTAAGTAGTAAAGATGTACTTGAAATGGAATCACGAATGTCTGCTCAAGATATGACGTTTGATCTTTCTTCCGATGATGAAAACTACGAAAGCAAAAATTTAGCTCCAGTTTTGTATTTACAAGATAAAAGTTCTGATTTTGCAGATTTTATTGAAGAGAATAATTGGGAATCACATGCGGTTGATAAGCTTAGTGATGCAATGAAATGCCTTGATCAACGTAGTCAAAATATCATTAAATTACGTTGGTTAGATGAAGAAAAAAAAGTAACGTTACAAGAACTTGCAAACGAATACGGAGTATCTGCAGAAAGAATACGACAACTTGAAAAAAATGCTATGAGAAAACTTCGTATTGCAATTGAAAATTAG
- a CDS encoding YhgN family NAAT transporter, which yields MNQIISATILLLLIMDPLGNLPVFISMLKKINPKRRYIILTREMFIALILMLIFLFFGEKFLIFLNLKTEIVSISGGIILSLIAIKMIFPIIEEKISSSTKEEPFIVPLAIPLISGPSLLATLILLSHQYVKHIRYLVLALLIAWSITVCILLLSNFFLQFIGEKGVNALERLIGLILFMLSTQMILDGIKVYLKT from the coding sequence ATGAATCAAATAATTTCTGCAACAATATTATTATTATTAATAATGGATCCTTTAGGAAATCTTCCAGTTTTTATATCAATGCTAAAGAAAATTAATCCAAAAAGAAGATATATTATTTTAACTCGTGAAATGTTCATTGCATTGATATTAATGTTAATTTTTCTTTTTTTTGGAGAAAAATTTTTAATATTTTTAAACTTAAAAACTGAAATAGTATCTATTTCAGGAGGAATAATTTTATCTTTGATTGCCATAAAAATGATTTTTCCTATCATAGAAGAAAAAATAAGTTCTTCAACAAAAGAAGAACCTTTTATCGTACCATTAGCAATACCCTTAATTTCTGGTCCTTCTTTACTTGCAACTTTAATTTTATTATCACATCAATACGTAAAACATATACGTTATTTAGTTTTAGCATTATTAATTGCATGGAGTATAACAGTTTGTATTTTATTATTATCTAATTTTTTTTTACAATTCATAGGAGAAAAAGGGGTTAATGCTTTAGAAAGATTAATAGGATTGATTTTGTTTATGTTATCCACTCAAATGATTCTTGATGGAATTAAAGTATATTTAAAAACTTAA
- the asd gene encoding aspartate-semialdehyde dehydrogenase yields MKNVGFIGWRGMVGSVLIDRMQEEKDFDMINPIFFTTSQYNNLAPNFSNKTNEKLKDAYNIDLLNSLDIIVTCQGGLYTNKIYKKLLKTGWKGYWIDSSSTLRMKRESIIVLDPINYDLIINSLNKGIKTFVGGNCTVSLMLMALKGLFSENLIDWISVATYQAASGGGAKHIHELLVTMGQIYNSVAKSLNDPQMSILNIEKIVTNLINSRRLKTDVFGVPLAGSLIPWIDILLKNGQTKEEWKGQEETNKIINSKKIIPIDGVCVRIGSIRCHSQAFTIKLKKDIDLKDIEKILLNNNQWIKIIPNNQESTINQLTPVAVTGKLTIPIGRLRKLNMGKKYLSAFSVGDQLLWGAAEPIRRILQILIKLT; encoded by the coding sequence ATGAAAAATGTAGGTTTTATAGGTTGGCGAGGCATGGTTGGGTCCGTGCTTATTGATAGAATGCAAGAAGAAAAAGATTTTGATATGATCAATCCTATTTTTTTTACAACATCACAATACAACAATCTTGCACCAAATTTTAGTAATAAAACAAATGAAAAATTAAAAGATGCATATAATATTGATTTATTAAATAGTTTAGATATTATTGTTACTTGTCAAGGAGGATTATATACAAATAAAATATATAAAAAACTTTTAAAAACTGGATGGAAAGGTTATTGGATAGATTCTTCTTCTACTCTAAGAATGAAACGTGAATCGATAATAGTATTAGATCCAATTAATTATGATTTAATTATTAATTCTTTAAATAAAGGAATAAAAACTTTTGTAGGTGGAAACTGTACAGTTAGTTTAATGCTAATGGCATTAAAGGGATTATTTTCTGAAAATTTAATCGATTGGATTTCAGTTGCAACTTATCAAGCTGCTTCAGGAGGTGGAGCAAAACATATACATGAATTATTAGTGACAATGGGACAAATATATAATTCTGTTGCAAAAAGTTTAAATGATCCTCAGATGTCGATTCTTAATATAGAAAAGATTGTGACTAATTTGATCAATTCAAGAAGATTAAAAACTGATGTTTTTGGTGTCCCATTAGCTGGTAGCTTAATTCCTTGGATTGATATATTATTAAAAAATGGACAAACTAAGGAAGAATGGAAAGGTCAGGAAGAAACAAATAAAATAATTAATTCAAAAAAAATAATTCCTATCGATGGAGTGTGTGTCAGAATTGGATCAATTCGTTGTCATAGTCAAGCTTTCACAATAAAGTTAAAAAAAGACATTGATCTAAAAGATATTGAAAAAATTTTATTAAATAATAATCAATGGATTAAAATAATTCCAAATAATCAAGAATCAACTATTAATCAACTTACCCCTGTAGCTGTAACAGGTAAGCTAACAATTCCAATTGGAAGATTAAGAAAGTTAAATATGGGAAAGAAATATTTATCAGCTTTTTCTGTTGGAGATCAGCTTCTTTGGGGAGCTGCAGAACCAATACGTCGTATACTACAAATATTAATTAAACTCACATAA
- the tusA gene encoding sulfurtransferase TusA → MSKKINKKIINLSGLRCPEPILQVRRTIRSMKKNDTLIVIADDPAIICDIENFCYFMQHYLLESYIDSKPYKFFIRVGQSFK, encoded by the coding sequence ATGAGCAAAAAAATAAATAAAAAGATTATTAATCTTAGTGGATTACGCTGTCCAGAACCTATATTGCAAGTACGTCGTACAATACGTAGTATGAAGAAAAACGATACTTTAATAGTTATAGCAGATGATCCTGCAATAATTTGTGATATTGAAAATTTTTGTTATTTTATGCAACACTATTTATTAGAAAGTTATATAGATTCTAAACCTTACAAATTCTTTATTAGAGTTGGACAATCTTTTAAATAA